The region ACCATCAGCGGAAGGGCGGCCACCCACAGCCAGAATCCGGTGTCGACGTCAACGGGCCTGCCCGGCGCGGTCGTCGGTTGCCGCTGATTCGTCACGCCAGCCAACCGGCGACGTCGGCCGCCCAGTACGTGAGCACGATGTCCGCGCCGGCGCGCCGAATGCTGGTCAGCGTCTCCAGCGCCACGGTCTGCAGATCGATCCAGCCGTTGGCGGCGGCGGCGGCGATCATCGCGTACTCGCCGGACACCTGATACGCCGCGACCGGAACCGGCGAGATGTCGGCGGCCGCGCTGACCACGTCGAGATAGCTCATCGCCGGTTTCACCATCACGATGTCGGCACCCTCGTCGATGTCCAACTCGATCTCGTGGCGGGCCTCGCGGGCGTTGCCCGCACCCTGCTGATAGGTGCGCCGGTCACCGCGCAGGCTGGACGCGACGGCCTCGCGGAACGGGCCGTAGAACCCGGAGGCGAACTTCGCGGCGTAGGCCATGATCACCGTGTCGGTGTGGCCCGCGGCGTCGAGGCCGTCGCGGATCGCGGCGACCTGACCGTCCATCATGCCGCTCGGCCCGACCACCTGAGCACCCGAATCTGCTTGTGCAACAGCCAATTCCACGTAGCGGGCGTTGGTGGCGTCGTTGTCGACGCGGCCCGCGGCGTCGAGCACCCCGCAGTGGCCGTGGTCGGTGAACTCGTCGAGGCAGGTGTCGGCCATCAGCACGGTGTCCTCGCCGAGATCCTTGGCCAGATCACGCAACGCGACGTTGAGGATGCCGTCTTCGGAAATGCCGACCGAACCGGTGGCGTCCTTGTCTTCGTCGCGCGGCACACCGAACAGCATCAGACCGCCGACGCCGGAAGCCACCGCATCGGCGGCGGCCCGGCGCAGCGAGTCACGGCTGTGCTGCACGACGCCTGGCATCGACGCAATGTCGCGGGGCTCGTCGATGCCGTCGGCGACGAACATCGGCAGCACCAAATGCCTTGGCTCCAGCGAGGTTTCGGCGACGAGGCGACGCAGCGCGGGGGTGGAACGCAGTCTCCGCGGCCGATGACGCGGGAACGCCATCAGCGCCTGCGGCTCTTCTTACGCGGCGGCGGCAACGCACCCTCGGCACGCAGTCGGGCGGCGTGCTCGGCGAGCGCATCGACCAACGGCCCCACCGCGGCGACCTCCGGTTGCACGTCGACGCGCAGACCGAACTCCGCAGCCGTTTCAGCGGTTTTCGGACCGATGCAGGCGACGATCGTGCGAGCGTGCGGCTTGCCCGCGATACCCACCAGGTTGCGCACCGTCGAGCTGGAGGTGAAGCAGACCGCGTCGAAGCCGCCGGTCTTGATCATCTCGCGGGTCGAGGCGGGCGGCGGCGCCGCGCGCACCGTGCGGTACGCGGTGACGTCCTCGATCTCCCAGCCGCGCTCACGCAGCCCCTCGGCCAGCGTCTCGGTCGCGATGTCAGCCCGCGGCAGCAGCACTCGGTTGACCGGATCGAAAACGTCGTCGTAGGGCGGGAATTCGTCGAGCAGACCCAACGAGGACTGCTCGCCCGTCGGCACCAGTTCCGGGTTGATGCCGAAGGCCCGCACCCGATCGGCGGTGGCCTGTCCGACGCAGGCGATCTTCACGCCCGAGAACGCCCGCGCGTCGAGACCGAACTCGTTGAACTTCTCCCACACCGCACGCACCGCGTTGGTGGAGGTGAACACCACCCACTGGAAGCGGCCGTCGACAAGACCCTTGACCGCCCGCTCCATCTGAGCCGGGCTGCGCGGCGGTTCGACGGCGATGGTGGGCACCTCGACCGGCAATGCGCCGTGACTGACCAGCTTTTCGCTCATCTCGCCCGCCTGGTCCTTGGTGCGCGGCACCAGCACGGTCCAGCCGTACAGGGCGCGGCTCTCCCACCAGTTGAGCTTCGCACGGTTGGCGACCGTCTTGCCGATGGTCACCACCAGCGGCCCGGCCAACGGGCCGGCAGGCTCGGTGCCCGCGGGCTTCTCCAGCACGGCCTTGTCCAACAGGCCGCCGAGCGTCGTCTCCACCGAACGTTGTTGGCACGTCGTGCCATTCGCGGTCACCACGGTCGGCGTAGTGTCGACCAGCCCGTGCTCGATCAGGATGCGCGCCGCGTCGGGAAGGTGAGATGCGGTGGCATGCAAGATGAGTGGGCCGGGCGCGGCGGCCAACGCCGCCCAGTCGACGTCGCCACGGACGTCGGCGACGGTGTGCGACGAGCCGAGCGGCAGCCCCGCGTACGTCGGCACCGCAGTGGTGTCCGGCAATCCCGGCACGATCTCGAAATCCAGGTGCGTCTTGGCCAGCGCGGTCACCTCGGTGATCACCGCGTCCACCGACAGCGGATCGCCCGCGACCAACCGGACCACGTCCACGCCCGTGCGGGCCTCGGTGGCCAGCGTCTTGGCGACCTCGGCGGGATCGCCGAGTGCGGGCCGGATGTCGGGCCCGCCTGGGATGGCGGTCGTCGCCTCGGAATCGGTGTCGGCGTCGGTCGGCTTGGCCTCGGCCGGTTGGGGTCCCGACGGCGGCGGCAGTTCGCAGCCCGCGACGGCCAGCACCGACTCCGGCACGTCGGGGTCGGTGAACACCAGTGCGGCGTTGGCGAGCACCGTTCGCGCCCGCGTCGTCAGCAGACCGGGATCACCCGGCCCTGAGCCGACGAATGTGATGCGGCCGGGCTTTGTCTTACGCCCTCGGCCCGCGTGCCCAGTCATCTCTCTCTCCCAGCCTCGGCCAACAGATCGCGTGCGCCCAACTCGAACAACTCCGCGGCCACCGAGAGCCCCAGCTCCCGTGCCCGATCGGGTGTCCCGATGCCGGACGCACGGATCACGTCGGATCCGTCCAGCGTCGCCACACAGCCGCGCAGCGACAGCTCTTCGAAGACACGGCCGTCCTCATCGATGGACTCGACCACCTCGGCGATCGCCCCCACCGGTGCGGAACAACCCGCCTCCAGTTCGGCCAGCAAGGTTCGCTCTGCGGTAACGGCCGCGCGGGTGTCGGCGTCGTCCAACTCCGCCAACAGTTCCGCCAGGCCGGTGTCACCGGCACGGCACTCGACTGCCAACGCCCCCTGCGCCGGCGCCGGCAACATCTGTACCGGTTCCAACGTCTCGGTGACAGCGTCGAGACGACCGATACGGGCCAGGCCCGCCCGAGCCACGACGACGGCGTCGAGATCACCACTGCTTACCCTGTTCAACCTGGTATCAAGGTTGCCTCTTAGGGGGCGGATTTCCAAACCGAGACCCAGTGCTCTAAGCTGTGCGGCCCGCCGCGGGCTCGAGGTGCCGATCACCGAGCCGACCGGCAACTCGCCGAGCACCAGACCGTCGCGGGCGACCAGGGCGTCCCTGGCGTCTTCGCGGCGGGGTATCGCGGCGATGTTGAACCGGGGATCCGGTGTCGTCGGCAAATCCTTGTAGGAGTGCACGGCCATGTCGACCCGGCGTTCGTCGATGGCCTCTCGCAACGCCGCGGTGAACACCCCGATGCCGATGTTGGCAATCGGGCCCATCGACCGGTCGCCCTCGGTGGACACGATGACGAGTTCGGCGGCGTGGCCCCTGGCGACAAGGGCGTCTCTGATGACACCGGCCTGCGTCTTCGCCAGCAGGCTGCCTCGGGTGCCAATCCGGATGATTTCTGTCAAGCGCTACTCGGTCTTGTCGAGATCGTTTGTCATCAACGGCAATTCGCTCGCTGCGACCGCGTCGACGGCCTGCTGGTCGAGCTCGAACAGCTCGCGCAGCGCCTCGGCGTAGCTGTCACCGCCCGGCGCGCTGGCCAACTGTTTGACCCGCACCGTCGGCGCGTGCAGCAGCTTGTCCACGACGCGGCGCACGGTCTTGGCGACCTCGTCGCGGTGCGCGGCGTCGAGTCCTGGCAGCCGGTTGTCCAGCCGCAGCAATTCGGCCTCGACGACGTCGGCGGCCCGCTGCCGCAGCGCGGTCACGGTCGGGGTGACCTCGGCCATCCGCTGGCCCGCCAGGTAGTTGGCAACCTCGGCCGCCACGATGGCGCGGGCCGCCTCGGCGTCGGACGCCGCGGCGCGCGCCGACGGGTCGCGCTGGATGCGGTCCATGTCGACGACGAATACGTCGGGCAGTCCCGCGACGGCGGGGTCGACGTTGCGTGGCATGCCCAGGTCGCAGATCACCAGTTGCTTCGGTTCGTGACCGTGCGCCAGGCCGCGGTGCACGTCGGCCAGCGACACCACCGGCCGGACCGCGCCGGTGCAGCAGACGACCACGTCGGCGTCGGTGAGCACCGGCGTCAGGTGATCGAACGGGAACGCGTCCGCGGTGACACCGAGTTGGCGGATCTTCTCGGCCAACCGCTTGGCCCGCGGCAGTGTCCTGTTCACCACGTGGATGCGTTCGACGCCCGCGCGGGCGAGGTGTTTGGCCGCCAGCGCACCCATCGATCCGGCGCCGACCACCACGGCCGACCGGCCCGCCAGGGTGTCCAGTCGGGCTTCGGCCATGCCGAGCGCCACCGAGACAACGGAGGCGCCCGCGGCGTCGATACCGGTCTCGGAGTGCACCCGCTTGCCGACGGACAGCGCGCGTTGGGACAGCTCGTGCAGCGTGCGACCGACCGTGTGGTTGGCCTCGGCCGCGGAATACGCGCGGCGCACCTGCCCCAGCACCTGCGCCTCGCCGATCACCGCCGAGTCCAGGCCGCTGGTGACCGCGAACAGGTGCTCGACGGCCGCTTCGGCGTACCGCACGTAGGCGTACTTGGTCAGGTCGTTCAGGCTCATGCCGGAATGCTCGGAGAGCACCGAACCGATCACCGAAAGCCCGCCGTGGAACGCCTCGACGACCGCGTACACCTCGACGCGGTTGCAGGTGGACAACACCATGGCCTCGGTGACGAGTGAGGACTGCAGCACCTGCTGGACGATCTTGACCTGATCGGCTTCGTCGGTGCTCAATTGCTCGAGTACCGACACCGGCGCGCTGCGGTGCGAAACCCCGAAAAGCAGCACGCTCACGGCTCGATCACCACGTCATCCAAGGTAATGGTTGACCAGCTGGCCTACCAAATTTGCTCAGCCTCTCGCCGAAACGGCATTCCGGCACCGAAAGTGCGAGAAGAGGCGTGCCGGAATGCCGTTTCGCCGGGAGGTCAGGCGCCCAGATCCGCCCGCAGCCGGGGTTCGTCGACCTCCCAGTAGCTGTGCTCGGCGCCGTCCAGCAGCACGACGGGCAGCCGGTCGCCGTACTCGGCACGCAGCGAGGAATCCCCGGCGGCGGCCGCCGCGTCGACGTCGGTGAAGCGCAATTCGAAGCCCAGCTCGTCGGCCAGTTGCCGCAGCTGCGCCGCGGCCGTTGCACAGATCGAGCAGCCCTGTCGTGTGAGCAATTCCACGCGTCGGTTCACCCCCGCAGTATGGCCAGTGCGTGACCTAATGTTGATTCGTGTCCGACACAGGGGGTATCGACGCCGTTCAACAGGCGGTCGCCGGCGAGGCCAGTGCGGCAGCCGCCGTGACCGATCTGGCCGTCGAGCCCGCCGATACGCCGCCTCCCCCGCCGCCGGATCTGACGGCCGCCGCGTTCTTCGACGTCGACAACACGCTGGTGCACGGCTCGTCGCTGGTGCACTTCGCCCGCGGCCTGGCTGCCCGCAAATACTTCACCTACGGCGATATCGGCCGGTTCATCTACGCGCAGGCCAAGTTTCAGCTTCTCGGCCGGGAAAACAGCGACGATGTGGCCGCAGGCAAGACCAAGGCGCTGGCGTTCATCGAGGGCCGCTCGACCGAGGAACTGGTGGCACTCGGCGAGGAGATCTTCGACGAGATCATCGCCGACAAGATCTGGCCGGGCACCCGCGCGCTGGCGCAGATGCACCTCGACGCCGGACAACAGGTGTGGCTGGTCACCGCGACGCCGTACGAGTTGGCCGCCACGATCGCCAAGCGACTCGGTCTGACCGGTGCGCTGGGCACCGTCGCCGAGTCGATCGACGGCGTGTTCACCGGCCGCCTGGTCGGCGACATCCTGCACGGCACGGGTAAGGCGCATGCGGTGCGCTCGTTGGCCATCCGCGAGGGATTGAACCTGAAACGCTGCACGGCGTACTCCGACAGCTTCAACGACGTGCCGATGCTGTCGCTGGTCGGCACGGCCGTGGCGATCAACCCCGACGCCGATCTGCGGGTCCTGGCCCGCGAGCGGGGGTGGGAGATCCGCGATTTCCGCACCGCCCGCAAGGCCGCCAGGATAGGGGTGCCGTCGGCGCTGGCTCTTGGCGCGCTGGGCGGTGCGCTGGCGGCGGTGGTGTCACGCAGGCAAGAGGGCAGCTGAACAGGAATTGATAGGCTCGCGCCGCTGACAACCGACGGAAGATGCGCAGATGGCAATCGCCGAAAACATCATCGGAACCCACTACCGGTACCCCGATTATTTCGAGGTGGACCGGGAGAAGATCCGTGAGTTCGCGAAGGCCGTCAAGAACGACCACCCGGCCCACTTCACCGAGGAGGCCGCCAGGGAAAGCGGCTTCGACGCGCTGATCGCGCCGCTGACGTTCCTGGCGGTGGCGGGCCGCAAGGTGCAGTTGGAGATCTTCAACCAGTTCGACGTGCCGATCAACATGGAGCGGGTGCTGCATCGCGACCAGAAGATCGTCTTCCATCGCCCGATCGTGGCCGGCGACAAGCTGTATTTCGATTCGTATTTGGACTCGGTCACCGAATCGCACGGCGCGGTGGTCACCGAGATCCGCGGCGAGGTCACCGACGCGGAGGGCAAGCCGGTGCTGACCAGCGTCGTCACCGTGATGGGTGAGGCCGCGTCAGACTCCGAAGCCGACGAGGTGAGTGCACAGATCGCGGCCGCGCGCGACGCCGCGATCGCGAAAATGATTGCTGGGCAAAGCTCGAAGGGTAGTTGAGCCCTTAACCGAGGAATGTGTTGCGGCGATTCGCCAGCAGCTGGTACAGCGTCTGCTGAATGGTCTCGCGGACCTGATCGGTCAACTCGAACGTCACCATCGGATCCTCGGCGGCCGATTCGTCGTAGTCGGCGGTCTCGATCGGCTCACCGAACTGGATGTGCCACTTCGACGGCAGCGGCACCATGCCCACCGGTCCTGCCAGCGGGAAAAGCGGCGTGATCGGGAAGTACGGCAGCCCGAACAGCCGGGCCAACAGCTTCATGTCGGCGATCATCGGGTAGATCTCCTCCGAGCCGACGATCGAGCACGGCACGATGGGCGCCTTGGTCCGCAGCGCCGCCCCGACGAACCCGCCGCGGCCGAAGCGCTGCAGCTTGTACCGGTCCTTGAAGTGCTTGCCCAGGCCCTTGTAGCCCTCGGGGAACACCGCGGTCAGCTCACCTGCGGCCAGCAGTCGGTGCGCGTCGGCGGTGCAGGCCATGGTGTGGCCCGCCTTACGCGCGGCTTGACCGATCATCGGCATGTCGAACACCATGTCGGCGGCGAGCAGGCGCAGATCCCGGTGGGTCGGATGCTTGTCGTGCACCGCCACCGCCGTCATCAGCCCGTCGAACGGCAATACACCCGCGTGGTTGGCGACCACGAGCGCCGCACCCGTTCGCGGGAGGTTCTCGATGCCGCTGACTTCGACCCGGAACCACGAGTTGAAGAGCACACGCAGCAAAGGTAAAAAGATAGCGTCGTTGAGGTGGCGGTCGAACCCGAACTCGTCGACGGTGTAGTCGCCGAGCATCCGCTTGCGAATGAACTCCGCGACGGTGGCGATCCGCTTGGCCAGTTCGGTGGGCGTCTCCTCGACCGTGGGGGCGGCGCCGACCGGGCCGCGGCGCTGGTCGATCTCGCGGACGACGGCGGCGATCTGCTCGGCGGAAGCGCGACCGCCGGAGTCCGTCAACAGCGAGGGATGTCGGCGCGAGCTTGCGGCGCGGGCAGCAGAAGCGCGCCGTTGGGTCTGCGTTCGACCCGAATTAGAGTGCAGCGGAATGACTTTGGCTTTTGGCTCGCCCGCCACGTTGTACCTTCTCCCCACCCGATTTGAGATATTTGTTTTTTAACGTCCCCAACGTTGCGCCGCCGACACGGCGCGACTCTCCATTGAGCGTACCCATCGCGGGTCGATGATCGGAGTCAATCCCCGCCCCCGGACGTAATCGTCAAAGGCCTCCGCGGTTGTCCACTTTGGGCTGTAGCCTAGCTCGTTACGCATTCGCGTGGTGTCCATGACCCGGCCGTAGCTCAAGTAGTCGAGTTGCTCGCGATCGAGTTCAGTGTAGCGAGTTGCGCGCCTCAGCGAATCCACCGCCCACAACGCCGAGCGCGGCACCGGCAGCGGAACGCGGCCCGCCCGCCGGATGGCCTGACTCATCATGATGATCCCCGACGCGCCGATGTTGAACGTGCCCGCCTTGCCCGCCATCGTCGCGCGCTCCAGCGCACCGAGCGCATCCTGTTCGTGCAACAGCTGCAGCCGCGCGTCATGGCCGATCACCGTGGGCACCACAGGGCCCGCCAGATACCGCGACAGCGCGGTGTCCATGGCGGGACCGATCATGTTGGCCAGTCGAAGGATGCTGACCGCGATATCGGGCCGACGGCGGCCCAGCCCGCGGGCATAGCCCTCGATGTCGATGCTGTCCCTGGCGAAGCCCTCGCCGGGCGGCCTGCGACGGCTGCTGCTCTCGGTGAACAGCACGGGGTCGCGTGAACTGGAGCCGTACACCTCAGAGGTCGACTTGAGCACGACCCGACGCACGGACGGCGCCTTCTGACAGGCCGCGAACAACTGGATCGCACCCATCACGTTGAGTTCCTTCAACGTGGCGCGGCCGCCGGAGCGTGGCGCATAGGAGGCCGCGGCGGCGTGCACCACGGTGTCGACGTCGCCGTTGCGGATGACCTTGGCGATGAACGGGTTCCGGATGTCGGCGCGGACGAACTCCGCACGCCCCATCCGGCGCAGCAGATCCTTGCTCGGCGCGATCGCGTCAACCGCGATGACGTGGTTGATCAACGGGTTCTGCGCGAGACGGGCCGTTAGATATGCGCCGAGAAACCGGCACGCACCGGTGACCAGGACGACCTTCGGATACCCAACGGTGTCCCCGTGCGTTCCGCCCCCAGAATCCATTCGGTCAGCCTAGCGGCCGAGCGGAGAACCTACTTGCCGAGTTTTCTGCGCTGCACCCGGGTGCGACGAAGCAGCTTGCGGTGCTTCTTCTTCGACATGCGCTTACGCCGCTTCTTGATGACTGAACCCATGAACCCAGATGTCTCCGTGCCGTTGTTTACCTATGCGTCTAAAGCCTCTTGACCCGCACACCTTACCGAAGAGGCACAGGTAAACGAAAAACAGCTGCCGCGCGCTAACCCGCGTCGAAGTACGAGCTCTCCAACATGTCGTGGACAGCCTTGGCGTGCACCCGGAACGAGCGTCCGACGCGGACGGCGGGCAACTCGCCGTTGTGCACCAATCGGTACACGGTCATCTTGCTGACCCGCATCAGGCTCGCCACCTCGGCGACGGTCAGAAATTGAGCTCGTGGCGGCTGCCCGTCAGCGGTACTGCTCTGGCCGGCGTCCCGCGCCGCCTTCCCGCTTGCGGAATCCCGCGCCGATGGCCCGTTCATAGACGTCATCGCAACCCAATCCATCAGGCACGGGCAGTTCCAGCGGCTTCCCCACCGCTGGCACCGACCCGTGCTTACCACTGGGAGAATAGCGTGGCGGATGGGGTTACTGCGACGGGTGTGGGCTAATCGGTGGGAAATTGATTAATTACTCAGATGTAATTCCGAGCTGCTCAGAGCGCTTTTTTGCGGCCTCGACGGCGTCAGCGACCGCTGCCCGCAAACCGCCCCGTTCGAGTTCGCGCAGCCCAGCGGCCGTGGTGCCGCCAGGTGAGGTAATCGTGGCCCGCAATTGAGCGGCGGTGGTGTCCAGGGCGGAGCCCAGGGAAGATCCAGCGGCGTCGCCTGCTGGCTGAGCCTGATCCAACCGCTCCAGCAACATCGCGGCCGAGCCTGCCATGGTTTGCACGACCAGATCGGTGGACACGGCACGGGTCAACCCCGCCGCGACACCCGCGTCGACGAGCGCCTCGACCATCAGGAAGAAGTACGCGGGCCCGGAGCCCGACACCGCGGTCACCGCGTCGAGTTGGGACTCCGGCACGGTGAGCACGCCGCCGACCGCGTCGAAGATCGCCGACACCTCCTTGAGGTGCTCGGCGGTGGCGAACCGACCTCGCGCCAGCGCGCTCACCCCGCCGCCAACGACGACGGGTGCGTTGGGCATCACCCGGATCACCGGCGATCCGGCGGGCAGTTTGTTCTCGTAGAACTCGGTGGTCACACCGGCCACCACCGACACGAAAACCTGTTCGGCGGCGTCACTTTCGGCTTGGGCGGCCGCCTCGGCGATCTCAGCCACCACGGCGCCTGCGTCGCTGGGCTTGACGGCGACGATCACATACGTTGCGGTGTCGACGGCGTCGGCGACCGTCGTCACCAACACCGAATACGTGTCCGACAGATACTTCACGCGGTCGGGGCTCTTCTCGGCGACGACCAGGTCCTTGACCTGCCGCCCGGCACGCAACAGCCCGGACAGCAGCGCCTCGCCGATACTTCCACCGCCGATGATCGCGATTCTGGCCATGCGCGCAAGCATTGCAGACGGCTGAGGGCTACTGCGGGGCAGGCACCATCGCCAATTGGCGGGTCTGCACGACGATGTGGCCCTCACAGTCGACGACGATGTGGTCCTCGTCGAACCAGTCCTGGCCGATCTGCACCGTCGTGCACAGCACCCGCAGCCAACCGTCGGCGGGCAGCGCCCGAAGATACGCGGTGAGTTGGATCGTCGGCGCCCACCCCGTCCGGTTCACCCCGAAGGTCACCGGCGCCGACACGTCGCCGCACAACAGCGCGAAAAGGGCATCGGGCGCAACGCTTTTCGGCCGCACCCAGTATTCGATGATGGGCGGACCGCTGTCGGTGCGCGGGGTGAACGTCGTCAGCGACGGACGGATGTCGCAGCCGTGCGCCAGGTGCACGATGTCCGCCATCGGATGCCCGGGCCCGATCGGCTCGAGGCCCGGCGGCGGCTCGGGCGGCATCAACGGGACGACGGGATTGACCGACAACAGCGGCGGCACATGGTGTTCCGGATCACCGAGGGTGATCGCGGCACGAACGGCCGTCCGCTCGCCCTGGTTGAGTTCGACGTCGACCAGACTGACCCGGCGACCCCGCTTACGCACCGTGGTGACGACCTGCATCGGCCCCGGGTCGGGCGCCCACAGGAAATTGCCGGACACCGCGATCGGCTCGATCCCACCGCCCGCTTCGATGCGTGCCGCGTTCGCGCACAGCGCCAACATCGCGCCGCCGTGCACCTTCGGGCCGATGGTCCAATGCTCGTTGAGCTCACCGTGATACACGCCGTCGCCGGCCGGGGTCAGCGCCATGGCGTCGGTGAACAGGGTCGATCCCGGCATGTGAGTCCTCATATGCGTCAGCGCAGCAAGTGCTTTCGGGCGAAGTCCAGCGACTCCTTCAGCAGCGCTTCACGTTCGCTGGCGGTCCGCGCGCCCGATGTGGTCACCTCCAGGATCACATGTCCGGCAAAGTCGCTGGCGGCCAGCATCTCGCAGATCTCGACGGTCGGCTGGGTGCCGCGGCCCGGCACCAGGTGCTCGTCGGTGGACGCACCGCTGCCGTCGCACAGATGCAGATGGGTGAGGCCCTCACCCATCCGGCGGGCCATGTCGAGAGCATCGGTGCCCGCGGTCGCGGTGTGCGACAAATCCAGCGTGTAGTGCGCGTGGTTGCCGTCCAGCGGGTCGTAGGACGGGGCGAACGCCGAGATGCCGGGCCCCGGCTTGCCGCCACGCTTGCGCATCCGCTCGATCGACGTCTGGCCGGCGCCGAAGAACCGGTCGGCCCGGAACGGGAACATGTTCTCCACCGCGACCATCACGTCGCTGGACGCCTCGAGTTCGGCGACCTGATCGGAGAACCCCTCTGCGTAGCGGCGCTGCCACCGGAACGGCGGATGCACCACCACGGTCTGCGCGCCGAGTTGTTCGGCCGCCCGCACGCTGCGCTCGAGCTTCGGGATCGGGTTGGCGCCCCACACCCGCTGCGAGATCAGCAGACACGGCGCATGTACCGACAGCACCGGGACGTCGTAACGAGCAGAGATGGCAGCTACAGCGTCCATGTCCTGGCTGACCGTCTCGGCCCACACCATCAACTCGACACCGTCGTAGCCGAGCCGGGCCGCGTATTCGAAGGCGGCCTCGGTCCTCAGCGGATAGACCGAGGCAGTCGACAGACCAACCTTGATGGCGGGGCGCACTGGATTCGTCGGCGGCTGTCGTCAGCCCGACTGCAACAGTGCCAACGGTCCCAGCGTGACCAGGGCCCCCACCGCCACCGCGATCAATGTGCTTCCGATGTCCTCGGTTTTGCGAACCACGCGGACGCCGACCACCAGGCCGAGGATCACCAGCACCGACAGCACCAGCGCCACGATGTTGTTCCACTTCCACAGCTGATCGAACGCGATGAACAGGCCCGCACCGAAGGCGACCGCGATGATGCACTGGCCGACGATCCACGCCGCGCGC is a window of Mycobacterium sp. 3519A DNA encoding:
- a CDS encoding sugar phosphate isomerase/epimerase, with product MRPAIKVGLSTASVYPLRTEAAFEYAARLGYDGVELMVWAETVSQDMDAVAAISARYDVPVLSVHAPCLLISQRVWGANPIPKLERSVRAAEQLGAQTVVVHPPFRWQRRYAEGFSDQVAELEASSDVMVAVENMFPFRADRFFGAGQTSIERMRKRGGKPGPGISAFAPSYDPLDGNHAHYTLDLSHTATAGTDALDMARRMGEGLTHLHLCDGSGASTDEHLVPGRGTQPTVEICEMLAASDFAGHVILEVTTSGARTASEREALLKESLDFARKHLLR
- the proC gene encoding pyrroline-5-carboxylate reductase, whose amino-acid sequence is MARIAIIGGGSIGEALLSGLLRAGRQVKDLVVAEKSPDRVKYLSDTYSVLVTTVADAVDTATYVIVAVKPSDAGAVVAEIAEAAAQAESDAAEQVFVSVVAGVTTEFYENKLPAGSPVIRVMPNAPVVVGGGVSALARGRFATAEHLKEVSAIFDAVGGVLTVPESQLDAVTAVSGSGPAYFFLMVEALVDAGVAAGLTRAVSTDLVVQTMAGSAAMLLERLDQAQPAGDAAGSSLGSALDTTAAQLRATITSPGGTTAAGLRELERGGLRAAVADAVEAAKKRSEQLGITSE
- a CDS encoding thioesterase family protein, with amino-acid sequence MPGSTLFTDAMALTPAGDGVYHGELNEHWTIGPKVHGGAMLALCANAARIEAGGGIEPIAVSGNFLWAPDPGPMQVVTTVRKRGRRVSLVDVELNQGERTAVRAAITLGDPEHHVPPLLSVNPVVPLMPPEPPPGLEPIGPGHPMADIVHLAHGCDIRPSLTTFTPRTDSGPPIIEYWVRPKSVAPDALFALLCGDVSAPVTFGVNRTGWAPTIQLTAYLRALPADGWLRVLCTTVQIGQDWFDEDHIVVDCEGHIVVQTRQLAMVPAPQ
- a CDS encoding SDR family oxidoreductase, whose protein sequence is MDSGGGTHGDTVGYPKVVLVTGACRFLGAYLTARLAQNPLINHVIAVDAIAPSKDLLRRMGRAEFVRADIRNPFIAKVIRNGDVDTVVHAAAASYAPRSGGRATLKELNVMGAIQLFAACQKAPSVRRVVLKSTSEVYGSSSRDPVLFTESSSRRRPPGEGFARDSIDIEGYARGLGRRRPDIAVSILRLANMIGPAMDTALSRYLAGPVVPTVIGHDARLQLLHEQDALGALERATMAGKAGTFNIGASGIIMMSQAIRRAGRVPLPVPRSALWAVDSLRRATRYTELDREQLDYLSYGRVMDTTRMRNELGYSPKWTTAEAFDDYVRGRGLTPIIDPRWVRSMESRAVSAAQRWGR
- a CDS encoding 30S ribosomal protein bS22 encodes the protein MGSVIKKRRKRMSKKKHRKLLRRTRVQRRKLGK
- a CDS encoding helix-turn-helix domain-containing protein, yielding MTSMNGPSARDSASGKAARDAGQSSTADGQPPRAQFLTVAEVASLMRVSKMTVYRLVHNGELPAVRVGRSFRVHAKAVHDMLESSYFDAG